GGCATCGGTTCACAGAATGCCATGTGCGGAGGCGGAAGATATGACGGATTGATCGAGCAGCTGGGTGGCGAACCGACGCCCGGCATTGGATTTGGTTCCGGAATCGAACGTATTATTCTCAGTATGAAGGAACAAGGCATTACACCTCCTGACCTGCCGTCACCTTCCGTTTATCTTTGTCCGCTGGGAGATAAAGTCAGAAATACAGCCGTTCAACTGACGGCATCACTGCGTGAATCAAATATTGGTGTATATCTTGCCTTTGGACAAAAAAGTATGAAAGCCATGATGCGCGATGCCAACCGTAAAAACTGCATCTACGCCGTCATCCTCGGTGAAACAGAACTGGAACAAAGCAACGTCATTGTCAAAACTCTGGAAACCGGCGATCAGCAGACCATGGCGCTGGATGCAGTGGCAGACTTTTTTAAAACATGACTGATCATTTATTCGAAAATGCGCCGAGCCTGTCCCGGAGACAGATTCAATTTATCCGTTCTCTTGCCGGGAAAAAAGTCCGTGATCAATCCGGTCAATTTTTCATAGAAGGTGTGCGAATTTGCGAAGAAGCTTATCAGGCACGCGCAGCCATCGCCTATGCCGTCGCCTGTCCGCAATTGATATCCGAACGCGGTCGGGCATTACTGGCGTCTGTTGAACTCTCGGACATCCCCATACATAGGGTGTCTGCATCAGGATTCAAATCCCTGTCCAGCACCCGCTCACCCCAGGGTATCGGTATGGTCGTTTCCAGGATGCAACCTCATTTAAATCCGGGACCTATAATCATGGCCCTGGATCATATCAGGGACCCGGGAAATATCGGCACGTTGTTCCGGACAGCAGACTG
This genomic window from candidate division KSB1 bacterium contains:
- a CDS encoding RNA methyltransferase, with the protein product MTDHLFENAPSLSRRQIQFIRSLAGKKVRDQSGQFFIEGVRICEEAYQARAAIAYAVACPQLISERGRALLASVELSDIPIHRVSASGFKSLSSTRSPQGIGMVVSRMQPHLNPGPIIMALDHIRDPGNIGTLFRTADWFGISSIILSQGCVDVYNDKVVRSSMGAIFKVPFTENADLIDICNQMKTKGYVILGTAANADTSLVDFQNRDKILCALGSEAEGLSPPLLNSCDAVISIPGNGKSDSLNAAIAGSILMYHLTLERS